The following are encoded together in the Flavobacteriales bacterium genome:
- a CDS encoding DUF115 domain-containing protein, with the protein MDNKNKIRDYRNKHLGETLYLLANGPSIKKTDLKALKGRTVMCMNRFYIKFSELGYTPNYLVCIEETVLERFSEDFQNLSIPIFINWRTRNEIPNGIYLKESFDIVPFFQKDMTLPANSGGTVTYVCLQLAYYMGFHKVVILGMDHSFKEKGIAGKAEIRKEEKDESHFDPNYFPKGMKWIIPDLVKSELSYSIARNEFETNGRQIVDATIGGKCEVFEKISTESVY; encoded by the coding sequence ATGGACAATAAGAACAAAATTCGAGACTATAGGAATAAACACCTAGGAGAGACGCTCTATCTGTTGGCCAACGGACCATCTATAAAAAAAACAGACCTCAAGGCGCTAAAAGGTAGGACCGTAATGTGTATGAATCGATTCTACATCAAGTTTAGTGAATTAGGCTACACTCCAAACTACCTTGTTTGCATTGAGGAAACCGTATTGGAAAGATTCAGCGAAGATTTTCAAAATCTATCGATCCCTATTTTCATTAATTGGAGAACACGCAATGAGATACCCAATGGGATATACTTAAAAGAATCCTTTGACATTGTCCCATTTTTTCAAAAAGACATGACCTTACCGGCAAATTCAGGAGGTACAGTTACATATGTTTGTTTACAATTGGCGTACTACATGGGATTCCATAAGGTAGTGATACTTGGTATGGATCACTCATTTAAAGAAAAAGGAATTGCTGGAAAGGCTGAAATTAGAAAAGAGGAGAAAGACGAGAGCCATTTCGACCCCAATTATTTCCCAAAAGGTATGAAGTGGATAATTCCGGATCTTGTAAAATCTGAGTTGTCTTATTCTATTGCAAGGAACGAATTTGAAACCAATGGTAGACAAATAGTTGATGCTACAATTGGAGGCAAATGCGAGGTGTTTGAAAAAATCAGCACAGAAAGTGTATACTGA
- a CDS encoding SDR family oxidoreductase, which yields MEKKVVLITGASGGIGSSIAKIYKENGFYVVGVSRSEPNHQYVDKNYAIDLDRLVEDATYFEAWAKTYSKEIGRLDVLINNSAAQILAPIDELTHEAWRKTLNVNLSAPFVLSKFFVPMLELNGGCIINIGSIHAKQTKPRFVAYATSKAGLVGLTQALSIDLKDRVRVNCISPAAVETEMLKEGFKDDEAGYNLLKSYHPINRIGQPEEIAELCLFLSSDKCKFLTGANLEVDGGISKRLHDPS from the coding sequence ATGGAGAAAAAAGTAGTTCTTATCACTGGAGCCTCTGGTGGAATCGGAAGCTCAATTGCCAAAATCTATAAAGAAAATGGTTTTTATGTTGTGGGTGTAAGTCGCTCAGAACCAAATCACCAGTACGTTGATAAAAACTACGCTATTGACCTCGACCGCTTAGTAGAAGACGCCACCTATTTTGAGGCCTGGGCAAAAACCTATTCCAAAGAGATTGGTAGGCTAGATGTTCTCATAAATAATTCGGCAGCACAGATATTAGCACCTATTGATGAGTTGACACACGAAGCTTGGCGCAAAACGCTGAATGTTAACCTTAGCGCTCCTTTTGTTCTTTCTAAGTTTTTCGTTCCTATGCTGGAGCTGAATGGTGGTTGCATCATCAATATAGGGAGTATTCATGCAAAGCAAACCAAACCACGATTTGTTGCTTATGCCACAAGCAAGGCTGGCTTGGTGGGTCTTACTCAAGCCCTATCAATCGATTTAAAAGATCGGGTTCGAGTAAATTGTATTAGCCCAGCAGCTGTAGAAACCGAAATGTTGAAAGAGGGTTTTAAAGATGATGAAGCTGGTTACAACCTGCTAAAAAGCTACCATCCGATAAACCGAATTGGCCAACCAGAAGAAATTGCAGAACTATGCCTGTTCCTTTCCTCTGATAAATGCAAATTCCTGACCGGTGCAAACCTTGAAGTGGATGGAGGCATCAGTAAACGGTTGCATGATCCATCATAA
- a CDS encoding DUF115 domain-containing protein — MLDKISRKRRSLSNPRYWWSYNVFPLTPNDQTLKGLENKHAGKRCFIIGNGPSLNKLDLKRLQNEYTFGTNAIYLNHDKMGFYPTYYAVEDHFVAEDRADEINKYKESLKFFPNYVKHCITPDEKTLFVNFLVTYPKNDTPPSFSTNAAVTTYFGGTVSYLCMQLAYFMGFTEVYLIGFDHSYVIPESAKIEGANITSTEDDPNHFVPGYFGKGLRWHDPKTDRMEQSYRGAKKAFEKAGRKIQNATSGGMLEVFERVDYNNLFNSSQPLTKVVK; from the coding sequence ATGTTAGATAAGATTTCACGAAAGAGAAGGTCATTGTCAAATCCTAGGTATTGGTGGTCGTACAATGTATTTCCACTTACGCCCAACGATCAAACCCTAAAGGGTCTGGAAAATAAACATGCAGGCAAACGGTGTTTCATAATTGGAAATGGCCCGAGTTTAAATAAGCTAGACCTCAAGCGTCTTCAGAACGAGTACACATTTGGGACAAATGCAATTTATCTTAACCATGATAAAATGGGCTTCTACCCAACATACTATGCTGTTGAAGATCACTTTGTGGCTGAGGACCGTGCCGATGAAATAAACAAATACAAGGAAAGCTTGAAATTCTTTCCCAATTATGTAAAGCATTGCATTACTCCAGATGAGAAGACGCTATTCGTTAACTTCTTAGTGACTTATCCGAAAAATGACACCCCTCCCAGTTTTTCCACAAATGCGGCAGTTACCACTTATTTTGGTGGTACCGTCTCGTACCTATGTATGCAGCTAGCTTATTTTATGGGGTTTACGGAGGTTTACCTTATTGGATTTGACCATTCCTATGTTATTCCTGAATCTGCAAAAATCGAAGGTGCGAACATAACCTCTACAGAAGACGACCCTAATCATTTTGTACCAGGGTATTTTGGTAAGGGTTTGCGTTGGCACGATCCTAAAACCGACCGAATGGAGCAATCTTATAGAGGAGCAAAAAAAGCATTTGAGAAAGCGGGGAGAAAAATCCAAAACGCCACCTCTGGGGGTATGTTAGAGGTTTTTGAAAGAGTCGATTACAATAACCTGTTCAATTCGTCTCAGCCACTTACTAAAGTAGTGAAGTAA
- a CDS encoding NAD(P)-dependent oxidoreductase codes for MKIAVIGAAGFVGQVLISDLNQMGIVPTTITRGNGLFMLNGKSINNILFHQVSNQTEKFDVVINLAFPTGDKSYQIKQLNDGLIEVIKKLSHESTKVIHTSTLAVFGFDLSHPIRAEVIESRRDYQYVESKIYFENALRKQFSRNEVHIVRLGNVWGPSSKNWTVPLLNNILYGLPTAVYQKDGFSNTTDVANVSSYLRFLASENNLGSHTHFHHLAEFSNVKWSHWLRKFSDLVDMPVEYLYNPPSISENKSVYQDVVTQIKSNSPKRMFKDLYKSRMAGSVMRSLVSRLPTNIILKMEKENVFSPRKDDVAGMEVFFEIMGSDIRFESSTVEGWKPEVNQEQSWNVVKDWVEDIKVLY; via the coding sequence ATGAAGATAGCGGTAATAGGAGCTGCAGGGTTTGTAGGGCAGGTGCTGATTTCTGATTTGAACCAGATGGGTATTGTTCCCACCACCATTACCAGAGGCAACGGTCTGTTCATGTTGAACGGAAAATCTATTAACAATATACTTTTTCATCAGGTAAGCAATCAAACCGAAAAGTTCGATGTGGTCATTAATTTGGCTTTCCCAACTGGAGACAAGTCATATCAGATTAAGCAACTCAATGATGGGCTAATAGAGGTGATAAAGAAATTATCACACGAATCTACAAAAGTCATTCACACATCTACGCTGGCTGTATTTGGTTTCGATCTGAGTCATCCGATAAGGGCTGAGGTTATAGAATCCCGAAGGGATTACCAATATGTCGAAAGCAAAATTTATTTTGAAAACGCGTTGCGAAAGCAGTTCAGTAGGAATGAAGTTCACATAGTGAGACTGGGCAACGTTTGGGGGCCTAGTTCTAAGAACTGGACGGTGCCGTTGTTGAATAACATATTATATGGGCTACCAACCGCTGTATATCAGAAAGATGGATTCTCGAATACGACTGATGTGGCAAATGTTTCTAGCTACTTGCGATTTTTGGCATCTGAAAATAATTTGGGGAGTCACACTCATTTTCATCACTTAGCTGAATTTAGTAATGTCAAATGGTCACATTGGCTTAGAAAGTTCAGCGATTTGGTTGACATGCCGGTCGAGTATCTATATAACCCACCTAGTATTTCCGAGAATAAATCGGTTTACCAAGATGTGGTAACCCAGATTAAAAGCAATTCTCCCAAACGCATGTTTAAAGATCTGTATAAAAGCAGAATGGCAGGTTCGGTTATGAGGTCGTTGGTATCAAGACTTCCAACCAACATCATATTGAAAATGGAGAAAGAAAATGTTTTTTCACCACGAAAGGATGATGTTGCGGGAATGGAAGTATTCTTTGAGATTATGGGTTCTGACATTCGTTTTGAAAGTTCCACCGTTGAAGGTTGGAAGCCTGAAGTTAATCAAGAGCAATCTTGGAATGTAGTCAAAGATTGGGTTGAAGACATTAAGGTTCTCTATTAA
- the gmd gene encoding GDP-mannose 4,6-dehydratase, with the protein MTHKKALITGITGQDGAYLSELLLSKGYEVHGIKRRASLFNTERIDHLYQDLHQEDVRFKLHYGELSDSMNLAKIIKDVEPDEIYNLGAMSHVKVSFDLPEYTANVDGLATVRLLEAVRLLGLSKKTKIYQASTSELFGLTIESPQNEKTAFYPRSPYAIAKLYAYWTIVNYREAYGMYACNGILFNHESPRRGETFVTRKITRAVARIALGSSEILYLGNLDAKRDWGHAKDYVNAMFLMLQQEEAKDYVIATGICTSIRDFLTLAFSEVGVTLEFQGKGKEEVGVIAKSENATLPLRVGQLVMKVDPNYFRPTETGDLKGDASKAHKELKWFPEYNLELLVAEMMQADLNLAKAEIRSKLNT; encoded by the coding sequence ATGACACACAAAAAGGCGCTTATTACAGGTATAACAGGACAGGATGGTGCCTACCTCTCCGAGTTATTACTCAGTAAGGGCTATGAAGTGCACGGCATAAAAAGAAGAGCTTCTCTGTTTAATACAGAAAGAATTGACCATCTGTATCAAGATCTTCATCAAGAAGATGTACGGTTTAAGTTACATTATGGAGAACTTTCTGATTCGATGAACTTGGCAAAAATCATCAAAGACGTAGAGCCCGATGAAATCTACAACCTTGGAGCCATGTCACATGTCAAGGTAAGTTTCGATTTGCCAGAATATACCGCCAATGTAGATGGTTTGGCAACCGTACGACTTCTAGAAGCAGTAAGATTGTTAGGTTTAAGCAAGAAGACAAAAATTTATCAGGCCTCTACGTCTGAACTTTTTGGCCTTACTATCGAAAGCCCACAAAATGAAAAAACAGCTTTTTATCCACGTTCTCCTTACGCCATTGCAAAACTCTATGCGTATTGGACAATTGTGAACTATCGTGAAGCTTACGGTATGTACGCGTGTAATGGAATCCTTTTCAACCATGAATCTCCACGGAGAGGAGAAACATTTGTTACAAGAAAAATCACACGGGCTGTGGCTAGAATTGCTCTAGGTTCATCCGAAATTCTCTATCTCGGTAATTTGGATGCAAAAAGAGATTGGGGTCATGCCAAAGACTATGTAAACGCCATGTTTCTTATGCTTCAGCAGGAAGAGGCTAAAGATTATGTAATTGCCACGGGGATTTGCACAAGTATCAGAGACTTCCTCACCTTGGCCTTCAGCGAGGTTGGGGTTACACTAGAGTTTCAAGGAAAAGGGAAAGAAGAAGTTGGGGTTATCGCCAAAAGCGAAAATGCAACCCTTCCTCTGCGCGTAGGACAATTGGTAATGAAAGTAGACCCAAATTATTTTAGACCTACTGAAACAGGTGACCTGAAAGGAGATGCTTCTAAAGCTCATAAAGAATTAAAGTGGTTTCCAGAATATAATCTTGAATTACTTGTTGCCGAAATGATGCAGGCCGACCTAAATTTGGCCAAAGCAGAAATTCGTTCAAAATTGAATACCTAG
- a CDS encoding Gfo/Idh/MocA family oxidoreductase, producing MKLIGIIGCGAVTESFYLKVFPNFAGFKLAYLADMNVEQANRLASIVGATVLDTDSLIQKSDIVIVCTPPSSHFVLAKQALDAGKTVICEKPFVPSATLASELILKSKEKNSKLYVAHFRRAFPSVLLAKSLIKSVGYGRLKHINVSEGGRFTWKAKSDYFATDSLGGVILDTGSHTIDMALFMAGLDDVSNLGVQVLSIKKDKEEPAHEVSAELALKLLDQAESIDVSLHLSRYQILANQIVYTFEKGKIIVPIAPGNFVKLDNGHKTIVRSLGNTHSAIEGFFKQYQQILYQVNDHHFDAAKFYNLTNVLEQLSNIEGQQ from the coding sequence ATGAAATTGATTGGAATTATCGGGTGCGGGGCTGTTACAGAGAGTTTCTATCTTAAGGTCTTTCCCAATTTCGCTGGGTTTAAGCTTGCTTACCTTGCAGACATGAACGTTGAACAAGCTAACAGGCTTGCCAGCATTGTGGGAGCCACAGTACTTGACACGGACTCTTTAATTCAGAAATCTGACATCGTAATAGTCTGTACGCCACCCTCCTCGCATTTTGTACTGGCTAAGCAAGCTTTAGATGCTGGTAAAACCGTAATATGTGAAAAACCTTTCGTACCAAGCGCAACACTTGCAAGCGAGCTGATACTGAAATCAAAAGAAAAGAACAGTAAATTATATGTTGCTCATTTTCGGAGAGCCTTCCCTTCCGTACTTTTGGCTAAGAGCCTGATTAAATCAGTGGGATACGGAAGATTGAAGCATATTAATGTGTCAGAAGGTGGGCGGTTTACATGGAAAGCCAAGTCGGACTATTTTGCAACTGATTCATTGGGAGGAGTTATTCTTGATACTGGCTCTCATACAATAGACATGGCTTTGTTCATGGCTGGATTGGATGATGTGAGTAATTTAGGAGTTCAGGTCCTCTCAATAAAAAAAGACAAGGAAGAACCAGCTCATGAAGTGAGTGCAGAACTTGCCTTGAAATTGCTAGATCAAGCAGAATCTATTGATGTAAGTTTACATCTATCCCGTTATCAAATCTTGGCAAATCAAATTGTTTACACTTTTGAAAAAGGAAAGATTATTGTTCCAATCGCACCTGGCAATTTTGTTAAACTGGATAACGGCCATAAGACCATTGTCAGATCGTTAGGAAATACACATTCAGCAATTGAAGGCTTCTTTAAACAATACCAACAAATACTTTATCAGGTGAATGACCACCATTTTGATGCCGCTAAATTTTACAATCTCACCAACGTATTAGAACAACTAAGTAACATAGAAGGGCAACAATGA
- a CDS encoding endo-1,4-beta-xylanase → MNHKLILYGLLSMVLQSSCTTRSIKPSSKEVKTTPNTTIHCCLKEAYEDYFPIGVAVEPWSLQNDEGELIKQEFSSITAENRMKMHHLRKSATDYNWLPADNIAEFAQKNGLLLRGHTLCWHDRIPEWFFVDRLGKELSKEQLLARLETHITDVVSRYKGQVYAWDVVNEAISNKDSEFIEPSRFQKICGNGYIATAFKFAHDADPNARLYYNENGFLQEDKRKKICALVKSLKNEGVPIHGIGIQGHWSIYEPTESQLREVLEEVCSLGLKVQITELDISVLSKEDMKKQHGSIKPMTEEQETRQAETYNMLFRVFREYNRHIDGVTFWNVSDRHSWRDTENFKSYPLLFDQNLKPKKAYQAILDFMK, encoded by the coding sequence GTGAACCATAAATTGATTCTATATGGACTGCTTAGCATGGTGCTTCAATCGAGTTGTACAACGCGTAGTATCAAACCCTCGTCAAAGGAAGTTAAAACCACCCCAAACACAACTATTCATTGTTGCTTAAAAGAGGCATATGAAGATTATTTCCCTATTGGCGTTGCTGTAGAACCTTGGTCTCTACAGAATGACGAAGGGGAACTCATCAAACAGGAATTCTCAAGTATTACCGCTGAAAACCGCATGAAGATGCACCATCTTCGGAAAAGCGCCACAGATTATAACTGGCTTCCGGCAGATAACATTGCAGAATTCGCCCAAAAGAACGGACTATTGCTGAGAGGACATACCCTATGCTGGCATGACCGGATTCCAGAATGGTTTTTCGTTGACAGATTGGGAAAGGAACTTTCTAAAGAACAACTGCTTGCACGGCTCGAAACGCATATCACAGATGTTGTATCGCGTTACAAGGGACAGGTTTATGCTTGGGATGTGGTAAACGAAGCTATCTCCAACAAAGACTCGGAGTTCATTGAGCCTTCGCGATTTCAAAAAATATGTGGTAACGGTTACATTGCAACCGCTTTCAAGTTTGCTCATGACGCTGACCCAAATGCTAGACTTTACTACAATGAAAATGGGTTTCTTCAGGAGGACAAACGAAAAAAAATATGTGCGTTAGTTAAATCGTTAAAAAACGAAGGCGTTCCTATACATGGGATTGGCATACAGGGTCACTGGTCAATATATGAGCCTACAGAATCACAATTAAGAGAAGTCCTAGAAGAAGTTTGCTCTTTGGGGCTGAAGGTTCAAATTACAGAACTTGATATTTCAGTCCTATCAAAAGAGGACATGAAAAAACAACATGGTAGCATCAAGCCAATGACTGAGGAGCAGGAAACTCGCCAAGCCGAGACTTATAACATGCTATTTAGAGTCTTCAGGGAATATAACCGACATATCGATGGAGTAACTTTTTGGAATGTATCAGATAGACACAGTTGGAGAGATACAGAAAATTTCAAATCATACCCTCTCTTATTTGACCAAAACCTAAAGCCAAAGAAAGCATACCAGGCAATCTTAGACTTTATGAAATAA
- a CDS encoding sulfotransferase domain-containing protein, producing the protein MTTKRKVGVFINRLRIFLTGANLDRRLFFVTGRSKCGTTWLGRMLSSHILIHCDINENNLTHQDKKVTFFNDDEFFLHSQAQTFYHERENNLIKSAAQKKLIYDCPKPTAITFGDKTPRQHIPTLTKIFPKAPIIFMVRDPRDMIVSLAFHNKKLSPNEVGEFSEYETDKVDFRFVQNHILNYKTHDDLMTAIRAKETGCNVLVIRYEDLKTNCEKTLANCFKHLGVRSPTFYTRYIVKKNSFKSYTKGRSAGQQDEKSFYRKGIIGDWKNHLTAESRAFIENELGEEMRQMGYL; encoded by the coding sequence ATGACAACGAAAAGAAAAGTTGGCGTTTTTATTAATAGGCTCAGGATTTTCCTAACAGGTGCTAACCTGGATAGAAGACTCTTTTTTGTAACAGGCAGAAGCAAATGTGGTACAACTTGGCTTGGAAGAATGCTTAGTTCGCACATTCTAATCCATTGTGACATCAACGAGAACAACCTGACTCATCAGGATAAGAAGGTGACTTTCTTTAATGATGATGAATTCTTTCTCCATTCTCAAGCACAGACGTTTTATCATGAAAGGGAAAATAACCTTATCAAGTCAGCAGCTCAGAAGAAACTCATTTATGACTGTCCTAAACCCACTGCTATCACATTTGGAGATAAGACTCCGCGACAACACATTCCAACTTTAACAAAGATTTTCCCGAAGGCACCTATCATCTTCATGGTAAGAGACCCACGGGATATGATTGTGTCATTGGCGTTTCATAACAAAAAGCTTTCTCCAAATGAGGTCGGTGAATTTTCTGAATACGAAACTGACAAAGTAGATTTCCGCTTTGTACAAAACCACATACTGAACTACAAGACCCATGATGACCTTATGACAGCCATACGCGCAAAGGAGACGGGTTGTAACGTGCTGGTAATTCGTTACGAAGACCTTAAGACCAATTGCGAAAAAACCTTAGCAAATTGCTTCAAACATTTAGGAGTTAGGAGCCCCACATTTTACACCAGGTATATTGTTAAGAAAAACTCTTTTAAATCCTACACCAAGGGGCGGAGTGCCGGTCAACAGGATGAAAAGAGCTTTTACAGGAAAGGAATAATTGGTGATTGGAAAAACCACCTTACAGCAGAGAGCAGAGCCTTCATTGAAAATGAGTTAGGCGAGGAAATGAGACAAATGGGTTACTTATAA
- a CDS encoding WecB/TagA/CpsF family glycosyltransferase: MKKSAQKVYTEQHRRDIKGVPIDVRCKTRVFDELDEACSKEGCPKLVYFLNAHCVNQAFSDTSYLETLHRADYVLNDGIGVDIGAWFHGFKFKENLVGTDFIPDYIHHIRNKPLRVFFFGAKPEVLKALLSKYKRIYPNLVISGLDGYSLPIMSKMTVQTINDFKADIVVLGLGVPLQEKWADSCSKDLGTVKVIFAGGAVLDNMSDSIKRAPKWVRRLKSEWLFRIYLEPIRLGKRYFFGIPQYFINIVFRTRRRL, encoded by the coding sequence TTGAAAAAATCAGCACAGAAAGTGTATACTGAGCAACATAGGAGGGACATCAAGGGAGTACCAATTGACGTAAGATGCAAAACACGGGTTTTTGATGAACTGGATGAGGCATGTTCTAAAGAAGGATGCCCAAAACTTGTTTACTTCCTCAATGCCCATTGTGTTAATCAAGCATTTAGCGACACAAGCTATCTAGAGACACTCCATAGAGCAGATTATGTGCTTAATGATGGTATTGGAGTTGATATAGGAGCTTGGTTTCATGGGTTCAAATTCAAGGAGAATTTAGTGGGAACCGATTTCATCCCAGATTATATACACCACATCAGGAACAAACCTCTTAGGGTTTTCTTCTTCGGAGCTAAACCCGAGGTGCTAAAGGCGTTACTTTCTAAGTACAAGCGCATCTACCCCAACCTTGTCATCTCAGGGCTTGATGGCTATTCACTGCCAATAATGAGTAAGATGACAGTTCAGACGATAAATGATTTTAAAGCAGACATTGTGGTTCTCGGGCTTGGAGTTCCTCTTCAGGAAAAATGGGCTGATTCGTGCTCAAAGGACTTGGGTACAGTAAAAGTGATTTTTGCTGGAGGGGCAGTTCTTGATAATATGTCAGACTCTATAAAGCGAGCTCCTAAATGGGTGCGCAGATTGAAGTCTGAATGGTTATTTAGAATATATTTGGAGCCTATAAGGCTTGGTAAGCGGTACTTTTTTGGCATTCCCCAATATTTCATCAACATTGTTTTTCGAACTAGAAGGAGACTGTGA
- a CDS encoding glycosyltransferase: MVRKTTVSVLINNYNYGEYIGAAINSVLSQTYDGPIEIIAYDDGSTDDSLNVLKSYGKTVSILTNDVKDLGKYPSWHQLQAIEHAFEVSTGDIIFLLDSDDLFEPNKVSDVVSKFSHCPNAVAVQHQFQMMDGNGMALKLEKRPFVYGIDHLHAIFFIGRLDFFFSQTSALAFKRSFLENVLPLKRDELDFLWPDLRLTRLAIFHGTVETIPRKLGQYRVHGVNDSDKLKDKEFKQKFDLQQKAYFKQLCECYGETRTLDEKGKLNSILRVLLVVFSSKMKPIGKLIFIYTYIKYLQSK, encoded by the coding sequence GTGGTAAGAAAAACAACAGTTTCTGTACTGATTAACAATTACAATTACGGGGAATACATAGGTGCCGCAATAAATTCAGTTTTGTCTCAAACCTATGATGGGCCCATAGAAATTATCGCGTATGATGATGGTTCTACTGATGATTCACTTAATGTTCTAAAGAGTTACGGAAAGACCGTGTCAATCCTAACAAATGATGTCAAGGACCTTGGGAAGTACCCTTCTTGGCATCAACTACAGGCTATCGAACATGCGTTTGAAGTCTCAACTGGGGACATCATTTTTCTACTTGATAGTGATGACCTATTCGAACCTAATAAAGTAAGTGATGTTGTTAGTAAATTCTCACATTGCCCGAATGCCGTTGCCGTTCAGCATCAATTCCAAATGATGGACGGTAATGGGATGGCTTTAAAACTGGAAAAGCGTCCGTTCGTGTACGGAATTGATCATCTTCATGCCATTTTCTTTATTGGTCGGCTTGATTTTTTTTTCTCGCAAACTAGTGCATTGGCTTTCAAACGGTCATTTCTTGAAAACGTTCTACCCCTCAAACGCGATGAATTGGATTTTCTTTGGCCGGATTTAAGGCTTACACGTCTTGCCATTTTTCATGGAACCGTGGAAACTATTCCTAGGAAGCTGGGGCAATACCGCGTTCATGGAGTTAATGACTCTGACAAGTTGAAGGATAAAGAATTTAAGCAAAAGTTTGACCTTCAACAAAAAGCATATTTCAAACAACTGTGTGAATGCTATGGTGAAACACGCACACTTGATGAAAAAGGAAAGTTGAACTCTATTTTGCGAGTTTTACTGGTTGTATTCAGTTCCAAAATGAAGCCAATCGGAAAGCTAATCTTCATCTACACATACATTAAGTATTTGCAGAGCAAGTAG
- a CDS encoding GDP-L-fucose synthase: MSIDKASKIYVAGHQGMVGSAIVRSLEEHGFKNIVTRTSGQLDLRNQAATSDFFEKEKPSFVFLAAAKVGGIQANNTYRAEFLYDNLMIASNVIHASYLQKVEKLLFLGSSCIYPRLAEQPIKESALLTGSLEPTNEPYAIAKIAGIKLCQEYRHQYGCNFISAMPTNLYGPNDNYDLNNSHVLPALLRKFHEAKLNGVSKIEVWGSGTPKREFLHVNDLAQACIFLMENYNGSEPINVGSGKEVTIRELAETISSIVGFQGNLVFDSSKPDGTPRKLMDISKLEEMGWKHQINLTEGISSVYKLYSASGGVARH, translated from the coding sequence ATGTCCATCGATAAGGCATCGAAAATATACGTAGCTGGGCACCAAGGCATGGTTGGCTCAGCCATTGTAAGAAGCCTTGAAGAGCATGGCTTTAAAAACATTGTCACACGTACTTCCGGTCAACTAGATCTCCGGAATCAAGCCGCAACAAGCGATTTCTTTGAAAAGGAAAAGCCTTCATTCGTTTTTCTGGCGGCAGCAAAAGTTGGAGGTATTCAAGCAAACAACACGTATCGGGCAGAGTTCTTATACGACAACTTGATGATTGCTTCGAATGTGATTCATGCTTCATACTTACAGAAAGTCGAGAAATTGCTGTTTCTCGGCTCTTCATGCATTTATCCAAGATTGGCAGAACAACCAATCAAAGAATCAGCCCTATTGACTGGATCGCTCGAACCCACAAACGAACCGTATGCTATTGCCAAAATAGCAGGGATAAAACTTTGTCAAGAATACCGTCATCAGTACGGCTGTAATTTCATTTCGGCCATGCCTACTAATCTTTATGGGCCAAATGACAATTACGACCTGAACAATTCGCATGTACTTCCTGCATTGCTCAGGAAATTTCATGAGGCCAAGTTGAATGGAGTTTCTAAAATAGAAGTTTGGGGTTCTGGAACCCCAAAACGAGAATTTTTGCACGTCAATGATCTTGCCCAAGCATGTATCTTCTTAATGGAAAACTACAACGGAAGCGAACCGATAAATGTTGGATCTGGCAAGGAGGTTACCATTCGAGAACTAGCAGAAACAATCAGTTCTATAGTAGGGTTTCAGGGAAACTTAGTATTCGACTCCTCTAAACCTGATGGTACCCCGAGAAAATTAATGGATATCAGCAAGCTAGAAGAGATGGGATGGAAACATCAAATTAATCTAACTGAGGGTATTTCCTCAGTTTACAAACTCTATTCCGCTTCTGGTGGAGTTGCACGTCATTGA